Proteins encoded by one window of Corvus cornix cornix isolate S_Up_H32 chromosome 27, ASM73873v5, whole genome shotgun sequence:
- the FMNL1 gene encoding LOW QUALITY PROTEIN: formin-like protein 1 (The sequence of the model RefSeq protein was modified relative to this genomic sequence to represent the inferred CDS: deleted 2 bases in 1 codon) codes for MPGAAELEERFGRVLNSMNLPPDKMKLLNQYDNEKKWELICDQERFQVKNPPSAYIQKLKSYLDTGGVSRKFKRRVQESTQVLRELEISLRTNYIGWVQEFLNEENKGLDVLLEYLAFAQCSVAYDMESTENSSPGSDKGKERSLEDLNKSTSSSPTQGSSKMRPLTVSCCLSNQHIHTLLRHVHPSVPCGAPGSDGDSAPRSPGSSCPPRLNPSHSRKTLRNSRLVSQKDDVHVCIMCLRAIMNYQSGFSLVMNHPACVNEITLSLNNKSARTKALVLELLAAVCLVRGGHDIILAAFDNFKEVCGEKNRFEKLMEYFRNEDTNIDFMVACMQFINIVVHSVENMNFRVFLQYEFTHLGLDQYLETLRLTESDKLQVQIQAYLDNVFDVGAMLEDSETKTAVLEHMEELQEHVSQLTEKLQDAENDSMAKIAELEKQLSQARRELEALREQLSPPRPPSPPSPQPQECYRLALERRLAELEEKGLVQILRGPDGDVAIECPRCHRNPRSPRGFWRGHCHRRHHCLLHRCSGSGSSPPAPTSTCCPPPPPPPPPPPLPGAEPVPPPPPAPPLPTGTAPPPAPPLPGAPVPPPPPPLPGGLEGPVPPPPPPPPLGGEPPAGPGAPPTANSSVKVKKPIQTKFRMPVFNWVALKPSQIDGTVFTELNDEKVLQELDMSDFEEQFKTKAQGPALDISALKAKATQKAPCKVTLMESNRAKNLAITLRKGGRSVQDICTAIETYDQQVLSLDFLELLLRFLPTEYERTLIGKFERDQQPPEELSDEDQFMIRFSKIPRLAERMNVMIFLGSFGDTAQLLMPQLNAIIAASMSLKSSSKLRHILEIVLAFGNYMNSSKRGAAYGFRLQSLDALLEMKSTDRKQTLLHYLVRVIMEKYPELTGFHTELHFLDKAGTVSLDGVLQDVRSLQQGMELTRREFMRQDDSPVLKDFLKVNSEVMEKLQADSKTAKEAYESAVEYFGENPKTSPPTTFFPMFMRFIRAYKKAEQDIELWKKQEAAAKEAESGSPGSEQQPELPVQKARRQQMDMIAELKKRQMVKEPLIYEGKDGAIEDIISALKTVPFTARTGKRSSRLFCDMSFNEESPLSAEQPVPAGGQGPRQRQETRGGAEPAGDAGHRAVTGAVPAAPGPGQDHPPDTDGTAGCQSRSPGLGGVEGQCLLRASPAA; via the exons ATGCCCGGGGCCGCCGAGCTGGAGGAGCGCTTCGGCCGCGTCCTG AATTCCATGAACCTGCCCCCGGACAAGATGAAGCTGCTCAACCAGTACGACAACGAGAAGAAGTGGGAGCTAATCTGTGACCAG GAGCGTTTCCAGGTGAAAAACCCTCCGTCCGCCTACATCCAGAAGCTGAAGAGCTACTTGGACACGGGTGGTGTCAGCAGGAAG tTCAAGAGACGAGTGCAGGAGTCCACGCAGGTGCTCCGGGAGCTGGAGATTTCCCTGAGGACCAACTACATCGG CTGGGTCCAGGAGTTCCTCAACGAGGAGAACAAGGGGTTGGACGTGCTGCTGGAGTACCTCGCCTTTGCCCAGTGCTCTGTCGC GTATGACATGGAGAGCACAGAGAACAGCAGCCCCGGCTCTGACAAGGGCAAGGAGCGGTCGCTGGAGGACCTGAACAAAAGCACCTCCTCGTCCCCCACCCAGGGCTCCTCCAAAATGCGGCCCCTCACTGTAAG ctgctgcctctcgAACCAGCACATCCACACCCTCCTCCGCCACGTCCACCCCAGCGTCCCCTGCGGTGCCCCGGGCAGCGATGGGGACAGTGCCCCCAGGTCACCCGGCAGCTCCTGCCCGCCCCG GCTGAACCCCTCGCACAGCAGGAAGACGCTGCGCAACTCGCGGCTCGTCAGCCAGAAGGACGATGTCCATGTGTGCATCATGTGCCTCCGCGCCATCATGAACTACCAG TCTGGCTTCAGCCTGGTGATGAACCACCCAGCCTGTGTCAACGAGATCACCCTGAGCCTCAACAACAAGAGTGCCAG AACCAAGGctctggtgctggagctgctggccgCCGTCTGCCTGGTTCGAGGTGGCCACGACATCATCCTGGCTGCCTTTGACAACTTCAAGGAG gTCTGCGGGGAGAAGAACCGCTTCGAGAAGCTGATGGAATATTTCCGAAACGAGGACACCAACATCGACTTCATG GTGGCCTGCATGCAGTTCATCAACATCGTGGTGCACTCGGTGGAGAACATGAACTTCCGCGTGTTCCTGCAGTACGAGTTCACCCACCTGGGGCTGGACCAGTACCTGGAG ACTCTGCGCCTCACCGAGAGCGACAAGCTGCAGGTGCAGATCCAAGCCTACCTGGACAACGTCTTCGACGTGGGGGCCATGCTGGAGGACTCGGAGACCAAGACGGCGGTGCTGGAGCAcatggaggagctgcaggagcacgTCAGCCAG TTGACGGAGAAGCTGCAGGATGCGGAGAACGACTCCATGGCCAAGATAGcggagctggagaagcagctgagccAGGCGCGGCGGGAGCTGGAGGCGCTGCGG gagcagctgagccccCCGCGGCCGCCCAGCCCGCCATCCCCGCAGCCCCAGGAGTGCTACAGGCTGGCGCTGGAGCGGCGGCTGGCGGAGCTCGAGGAGAAGGGGTTGGTGCAGATCCTGCGTGGGCCCGACGGAGACGTCGCCATCGAG TGTCCCCGTTGTCATAGAAACCCCCGCAGCCCCCGTGGTTTCTGGAGAGGCCACTGCCACCGCCGACACCACTGCCTCCTGCACAG ATGCTCCGGCTCTGGCTCcagcccccccgcccccaccagcacctgctgccCCCCGCCCccaccccctccaccccccccaCCTCTGCCGGGGGCTGAGCCCgtcccccccccaccccctgcaCCCCCTCTGCCCACAGGCACCGCCCCCCCCCCGGCTCCCCCACTCCCGGGTGCCCCAGTGCCGCCACCCCCCCCACCGCTCCCGGGGGGGCTGGAGGGGCCCGTGCCCCCCCCTCCACCACCCCCACCCCTCGGTGGGGAGCCCCCAGCCGGGCCGGGTGCCCCCCCCACTGCCAACAGTTCAG TGAAGGTGAAGAAGCCGATCCAGACCAAGTTCCGCATGCCCGTCTTCAACTGGGTGGCCCTGAAGCCGAGCCAGATCGACGGCACCGTCTTCACCGAGCTCAACGACGAGAAGGTGCTGCAG GAGCTGGACATGAGTGACTTTGAGGAGCAGTTCAAGACCAAGGCGCAGGGCCCCGCCCTGGACATCAGTGCCCTCAAGGCCAAGGCCACGCAGAAGGCCCCCTGCAAGGTGACCCTCATGGAGTCCAACCGGGCCAAGAACTTGGCCATCACCCTGCGCAAGGGCGGCCGCAGTGTCCAGGACATCTGCACGGCCATCGAGAC gtACGACCAGCAAGTCCTGAGCCTCGacttcctggagctgctgctgcgcTTCCTGCCCACCGAGTACGAGCGGACCCTGATCGGGAAGTTCGAGCGCGACCAGCAGCCGCCAGAGGAGCTCTCGGACGAGGACCAGTTCATGATCCGCTTCAGCAAGATCCCGCGCCTGGCCGAGCGCATGAACGTCATGATCTTCCTGGGCAGCTTCGGTgacacagcccagctgctcaTGCCG caACTCAACGCCATCATCGCCGCCTCCATGTCCCTCAAGTCCTCCAGCAAACTGCGCCACATCCTCGAG ATCGTCCTGGCCTTCGGGAACTacatgaacagcagcaagcGTGGAGCTGCCTACGGCTTCCGGCTGCAGAGCCTCGACGCG ctcctggagatGAAGTCGACAGACCGCAAGCAGACGCTGCTGCATTACCTGGTGCGGGTGATCATGGAGAAGTACCCGGAGCTCACCGGCTTCCACACCGAGCTGCACTTCCTCGACAAGGCAGGCACAG TGTCCCTGGACGGCGTCCTGCAGGACGTGCGGAGCCTGCAGCAGGGCATGGAGCTGACCCGCAGGGAGTTCATGAGACAGGACGACAGCCCCGTGCTCAAGGACTTCCTCAAGGTCAACTCAGAGGTGATGGAGAAGCTGCAGGCTGACAGCAAAACCGCCAag GAAGCATATGAGTCAGCTGTGGAGTATTTCGGGGAGAACCCCAAGACCAGTCCCCCCACCACCTTCTTCCCCATGTTCATGCGCTTCATCAGAGCCTACAAG aaagcagagcaggacatCGAGCTGTGGAAGAAACAAGAGGCTGCGGCCAAAGAGGCGGAATCCGGCTCCCCTGGCAGCGAGCAACAGCCCGAG ctgcctgtCCAGAAGgccaggaggcagcagatgGACATGATTGCTGAGCTGAAGAAGAGGCAGATGGTGAAGGAGCCGCTCATCTACGAAGGCAAAGATGGGGCCATCGAGGATATAATTTCAG CTCTCAAAACTGTCCCTTTCACGGCCCGGACGGGCAAACGCTCGTCCCGGCTCTTCTGCGACATGAGCTTCAACGAGGAGAGCCCTCT ATCTGCGGAACAACCCGTACCGGCGGGGGGACAAGGCCCGCGGCAGCGCCAAGAAACGCGCGGCGGGGCAGAGCCTGCAGGCGACGCCGGACATCGCGCTGTGACCGGCGCCGTCCCTGCAGCTCCGGGACCGGGGCAGGACCATCCTCCCGACACAGATGGGACCGCAGGATGTCAGTCCCGCAGCCCGGGGCTCGGCGGGGTGGAGGGACAGTGCCTGCTCCGAGCTTCTCCAGCCGCTTAA